The genomic DNA GTGGGATAAAAAGTAGTAGCTTACCAAGTTGGGATAAACCCCTAGCTTTTCTTTGGATAAAAATAAGTAGATGGGAAGCTGGAGGTTGTCTAATGGATACATATTACTGCCTGTTTTATAGTCAATGATTTCAAGATTGTTGTCATGAGTAACATAGACTTTATCCAGGACACCATCAAGGATGTATTCTTTTAAATCTATGGAAAGCATCTCTTCAATAAGAAGGATTTCTTTTCCTTGGTCTTTTGGATCTTCGTAATATCTAGTGAGCATATCCAAATCTCTTAGTCCAAAGGCTCTTTCCTCTTCAATAGAACTGTAACCTTCTCGACCCCAATTTTTTCTCAGAAGGTCATGAAGGGTATCTATGTTTCTTTGGGATTGATCTCTTATTCTATTGAATTTGGCTAATGCTTTGTGAATGCTTTTGCCAAAAGATAAATACTTCATGGATTGATTTTTAGGAATGTTGATCTTGTCTAAGTATTGATACTGATATTTCTTGTTGCAATCTAGAAAAGCCCTGATGCTTGAACAACTAAGGTGTGGATTCTGCTTTTTCATCTATTTCCTTCCTTGGGATTAGAATGTGCAGAAGTGAAGAAAATATTCAAATATAAAAATATTTTTTATATATTTGAATAAACAAATAAAAAAAGATTCCCTCAAAGGAATGAGGGAAATCATTGTATAGTTAGCCTATTTTTTTGATTAAATGTAATTCATTGATCAAATGATTGGTGATGGATTCGATAGCATCTTTATTGGTTTTAAATTTATCGATGGTAGCTAAGTAGGTAATGGCTAGAGCATTTAGCCATTTGTTGATGTATGCTAGTTCAGGAGAAGATGGGTTAGTAGCAATATTTTTTATAGCATGATCTAATAGTATATTCTTTAAATCCATGCATTCAAATTGAAGCAGTTCTTCTAGATTTATATTGAGTTCATCCGCAATTTTGAAGAGTAATTCTAAGCGAAATATGTCATATGTACCATTTTCGATATTGCTTAAATGTCCTGCTGAAATATTTAAAATGCTTGCAAATTCAGCTGTTGTGAGATTTTTGTTTTTTCGATATTTTTTTATTCTTTGACCAAGTGCTTTATATACTTCAGACATAGTGGATACCCCCTTAGGTGAAGTATTGACAATATAGACAGATAAGTATACTTAGATTTGAGGTGGAGTTTTTATATTTAAATCTGATTTTATAAGATCATGGAGATTTTGTAAGGTATCTAATTTTGCTATAATATAAATATTTATTATAATTTATATAGTGGTTTTAAAACTTTTAAGTGGAAGTCTTTAAATGACATCTAGTTATATGAGAACTTAGAGTAATCTTGTGTTTTTTATTTTGATAGTGTATAATGTTAAAAATGAAATTTCATAAATATTACCAAATAGGCATCATTTCTGTGATAAACGGAATGATTTAATGGGGAATCCGATGAAAGTTCGGAACGGTCCCGCCACTGTGAATCAGTATTTTATTTGCTGAAAGTCAGAATACCACCTATT from Inediibacterium massiliense includes the following:
- a CDS encoding RecB family exonuclease, whose product is MKKQNPHLSCSSIRAFLDCNKKYQYQYLDKINIPKNQSMKYLSFGKSIHKALAKFNRIRDQSQRNIDTLHDLLRKNWGREGYSSIEEERAFGLRDLDMLTRYYEDPKDQGKEILLIEEMLSIDLKEYILDGVLDKVYVTHDNNLEIIDYKTGSNMYPLDNLQLPIYLFLSKEKLGVYPNLVSYYFLSHNKKYTREVTKELINNLSMNIHNLCTSIIKTKDFHHNSTPYCKSNCQYYQLCSILNVLILSI
- a CDS encoding helix-turn-helix domain-containing protein, with translation MSEVYKALGQRIKKYRKNKNLTTAEFASILNISAGHLSNIENGTYDIFRLELLFKIADELNINLEELLQFECMDLKNILLDHAIKNIATNPSSPELAYINKWLNALAITYLATIDKFKTNKDAIESITNHLINELHLIKKIG